A section of the Naumannella cuiyingiana genome encodes:
- a CDS encoding SCO6880 family protein has product MSDVRLYGNWTRPRMQGVFGLGLGICALLLVAAMALIFAVLSGGPAAAAVVVGVTGVLLAPTFRRPGTGRSLYTTMGRRVVAWWNKRTGRSVLVQGPAGMTPDGRARMPGLLAQSELISAQDVYGQPFGIIRVPATGSYSIVIETSGSGTDLTDQETVDRQVARWGAWLASLGQNYPDVIGAQASIETAPDTGVRLRRAIDQAESPDAQPFAREVMGEIRDSYPAGQSEIGTRISVTFKSTVPGRKQRVSPEDMATRIGNVLPSILSGLLGTGASAVARPMTAQNITDYVRVAWDPLVATLVQEARQTGEGTGMVWEDAGPTFLDDRDPKVLRHDRAFSISWQMLEAPRSPVPSDTLKILLAPHPEITRKRVTLLYRPLSIEQSVNAAEAEVTNAEFVVNNSKKVTSRDMNRMARARATAREEADGASLLRFGVIVTATVTSADTLPRVVETVQNLTSGAKLKMRAADWTQASTFTAGLPLGLVLPAQVLVPPEIGEAF; this is encoded by the coding sequence TGTTCGGCCTCGGTCTGGGGATTTGCGCGTTGCTGTTGGTGGCGGCGATGGCGTTGATTTTCGCGGTCTTGTCCGGAGGGCCCGCTGCGGCAGCGGTCGTGGTCGGGGTGACCGGCGTGTTGCTGGCGCCGACGTTTCGCCGGCCGGGCACGGGCCGGTCGCTCTACACGACGATGGGCCGGCGGGTGGTGGCCTGGTGGAACAAGCGCACCGGGCGGTCGGTGCTGGTGCAGGGTCCGGCGGGGATGACGCCGGATGGCCGGGCACGGATGCCGGGCCTGCTCGCCCAGTCGGAGTTGATCAGTGCGCAGGATGTGTACGGTCAGCCGTTCGGGATCATTCGGGTGCCGGCGACGGGTTCGTACTCGATCGTGATCGAAACCTCGGGTTCGGGCACCGATCTGACCGATCAAGAGACGGTCGATCGGCAGGTCGCGCGGTGGGGTGCCTGGTTGGCCTCGCTGGGGCAGAACTACCCAGATGTGATCGGGGCGCAGGCCTCCATTGAGACCGCGCCGGACACGGGGGTGCGGCTGCGCCGGGCGATCGACCAGGCTGAGAGCCCTGATGCGCAGCCGTTCGCGCGGGAGGTGATGGGCGAGATCCGTGACAGCTATCCGGCCGGGCAGTCCGAGATCGGCACCCGGATTTCGGTGACGTTCAAGTCGACGGTGCCGGGCCGCAAGCAGCGGGTGTCACCTGAGGACATGGCGACCCGGATCGGGAACGTGCTGCCGTCTATTCTTTCCGGCCTGCTGGGCACCGGTGCGAGCGCGGTCGCGCGGCCGATGACCGCGCAGAACATCACCGACTATGTGCGGGTCGCCTGGGATCCGCTGGTCGCGACGCTGGTCCAGGAGGCCCGGCAGACCGGAGAGGGCACCGGGATGGTCTGGGAGGACGCGGGCCCGACCTTCCTCGATGACCGCGATCCGAAGGTGCTGCGCCACGATCGGGCGTTCAGCATCTCCTGGCAGATGCTGGAGGCGCCACGCTCGCCGGTGCCGTCGGACACGCTCAAGATCTTGCTGGCGCCGCATCCGGAGATCACCCGCAAGCGGGTCACGTTGCTGTATCGGCCGTTGTCGATCGAGCAGTCGGTGAACGCGGCCGAGGCCGAGGTGACGAACGCTGAGTTCGTCGTCAACAACTCCAAGAAGGTGACCTCGCGCGACATGAATCGGATGGCGCGGGCCCGCGCCACGGCGCGCGAAGAGGCCGACGGTGCGTCGTTGTTGCGGTTCGGGGTGATCGTGACGGCCACCGTCACCTCTGCCGATACGCTGCCACGGGTTGTGGAAACTGTACAGAACCTGACCAGCGGTGCGAAGTTGAAGATGCGCGCCGCCGACTGGACACAGGCATCCACGTTCACTGCGGGTCTGCCGCTGGGTCTGGTGCTGCCCGCGCAGGTGCTCGTCCCGCCGGAGATCGGGGAGGCGTTCTGA